In Sphingobacterium sp. PCS056, the following proteins share a genomic window:
- a CDS encoding MFS transporter has product MMNLNVPAKTSESVKKILPIILATSIFMQMLDSTILNTSLPAIAKDLNESPLNMQNAIISYVLTLAVFMPVSGFLSDKFGTKRVFIFSIVLFSAGSLFCSLSQNLMQLVIARVVQGIGGSLMTPVGKLALIKTFPKKELLKAMNFAIIPALIGPVLGPLVGGYMVDYLSWHWIFLINIPIGLVGLLLSLRYMPDYRSNIINFDLKGFLIFGAASLLLSISLELFGNTAHLTPVLLVALSGFFMLYFYYRHAEKDDNPIFPLNLFQVRTFRVGILGNLATRLGISSIPLLLPMMIQIAYGQSAVTSGWIVAPMALTAIFGKSVVIGILNKFGYRATLMTNTFIIGLLICCMAIPAVNSSIYWYVPIIATLGFFNSIQFTSMNTISIADLRQYHTSSGNSLVSVNQQLAVGFGIAFGLIVLKLFQGDVKLIHHEIHNAFRYTFLVVGTLTILSGLIFRRLHFRDGDNMKTEEK; this is encoded by the coding sequence ATGATGAACTTGAATGTACCTGCAAAGACCTCAGAGTCAGTAAAAAAAATACTTCCGATCATTCTTGCGACTTCAATATTTATGCAGATGCTCGATTCAACTATCCTCAATACTTCATTGCCAGCTATTGCCAAAGATCTGAATGAATCACCATTAAATATGCAGAATGCCATTATCAGTTATGTCCTTACTTTAGCTGTTTTTATGCCTGTAAGTGGATTTCTGTCAGATAAATTCGGTACAAAGCGTGTTTTTATTTTCTCTATCGTACTCTTCAGTGCTGGTTCCTTATTTTGTTCGCTTTCTCAAAATTTGATGCAACTCGTAATCGCACGGGTGGTACAGGGTATCGGTGGTAGTTTGATGACTCCAGTAGGCAAATTGGCCCTCATCAAAACTTTCCCAAAAAAAGAATTACTTAAAGCAATGAATTTTGCGATCATTCCAGCTTTGATAGGGCCTGTATTAGGTCCTTTGGTAGGTGGGTATATGGTCGATTATCTTTCTTGGCATTGGATCTTTCTAATTAATATACCAATTGGTCTAGTAGGTCTCCTGTTGAGTCTGCGATATATGCCCGATTACAGATCAAATATCATTAATTTTGATCTAAAGGGATTTCTTATCTTTGGTGCCGCATCATTACTACTTTCGATTTCCCTAGAATTATTTGGCAATACCGCTCACCTTACACCAGTTTTACTCGTGGCATTAAGTGGATTTTTTATGCTGTATTTTTACTATCGCCATGCGGAAAAAGATGATAATCCTATTTTTCCTTTAAATTTATTTCAAGTGAGAACTTTTCGGGTCGGGATTTTAGGCAATCTAGCTACAAGATTGGGGATTAGTTCTATTCCATTACTATTGCCCATGATGATTCAGATTGCTTACGGTCAGTCTGCAGTGACATCAGGTTGGATCGTGGCCCCAATGGCGTTAACAGCTATCTTTGGTAAATCTGTAGTAATTGGGATCTTAAATAAGTTCGGGTACAGAGCAACTCTGATGACCAATACATTTATTATTGGATTGCTGATCTGTTGTATGGCCATACCTGCAGTAAATTCGTCTATATATTGGTATGTACCTATTATAGCTACTCTTGGTTTTTTTAACTCTATTCAGTTTACATCGATGAATACCATTTCTATAGCCGATTTACGGCAGTACCACACCAGCAGTGGCAATTCATTGGTTTCTGTCAATCAACAATTGGCCGTTGGTTTTGGTATAGCATTTGGACTCATCGTATTGAAACTTTTTCAAGGTGATGTAAAATTGATTCATCATGAAATTCACAATGCCTTCAGATATACGTTTTTAGTAGTGGGAACTTTAACGATTTTATCGGGATTAATTTTTAGAAGATTGCATTTTAGAGATGGAGATAATATGAAGACCGAAGAGAAATAA